A region from the Triticum aestivum cultivar Chinese Spring chromosome 3D, IWGSC CS RefSeq v2.1, whole genome shotgun sequence genome encodes:
- the LOC123074593 gene encoding transcription factor WRKY19, which yields MEERCALATELAQVLDTVRQLEAHMGVKGGADGGETCRALVSSMRSSVDRSIHIAMSSCCVVLGAPESPPSAGGSPRSGGSDQAADSPCRGAHAAGQSKKRKTQPKWSTQVRVNSVEDVGPLDDGFSWRKYGQKDILGAKYPRAYFRCTHRHTQGCYASKQVQRAHGDPLLFDVVYHGNHTCVQGKHCNSQTPQPAASGEHRQPQPAGGQERVSVGQKTDGGVAAPFSFPSKQAGADTGSDFQAGCATTASPFMSPATSECKASTTESPMGDMDFMLQLADADFLDNSRYL from the exons ATGGAGGAGAGGTGCGCCCTGGCCACGGAGCTGGCGCAGGTGCTCGACACGGTGAGGCAGCTGGAGGCGCACATGGGCGTGAAGGGCGGCGCTGACGGAGGGGAGACCTGCCGGGCGCTGGTGTCGAGCATGCGCTCCTCCGTCGACAGGTCCATCCACAtcgccatgtcgtcgtgctgcgTTGTCCTCGGAGCGCCGGAGTCGCCGCCGTCTGCCGGCGGGAGCCCCCGCAGCGGCGGCTCTGACCAGGCTGCCGACTCCCCTTGCCGCGGCGCTCATGCAGCTGGGCAGTCCAAGAAGAG GAAAACACAGCCCAAGTGGAGCACACAGGTGAGGGTGAATTCCGTGGAGGACGTCGGCCCCCTCGACGACGGCTTCAGCTGGAGGAAGTATGGTCAGAAGGACATCCTCGGTGCCAAGTACCCAAG GGCCTACTTCCGGTGCACCCACCGCCACACGCAGGGCTGCTACGCCAGCAAGCAGGTGCAACGTGCTCACGGCGACCCGCTGCTCTTCGACGTCGTGTACCATGGGAACCACACGTGCGTGCAGGGCAAGCACTGCAACAGCCAGACGCCGCAGCCCGCGGCAAGCGGAGAGCACCGGCAGCCGCAGCCTGCCGGCGGACAGGAGCGGGTCTCCGTGGGACAGAAGACcgacggcggcgtggcggctcCGTTCTCGTTCCCCTCCAAACAAGCAGGCGCCGACACGGGCAGCGACTTCCAGGCCGGCTGTGCCACCACTGCATCCCCCTTCATGTCGCCGGCGACGTCAGAGTGCAAGGCCTCCACGACGGAATCCCCGATGGGGGACATGGACTTCATGCTCCAGCTGGCCGACGCCGATTTCTTGGACAACTCGCGCTATCTCTAA